A DNA window from Phragmites australis chromosome 11, lpPhrAust1.1, whole genome shotgun sequence contains the following coding sequences:
- the LOC133883899 gene encoding protein NRT1/ PTR FAMILY 3.1-like: MATTTPTVDRAGDGEQKKRKKGGFRTMPLILASEIFDRFAMAGFGANLITYLTQQLHLPLVEASNTLTNFGGTSGFTPILGALAADSFAGRFWTIIAGSIFYQIGMVGLVVSALLPSLRPPPCSPPTTPCQRASGLQLSVLQLSLLCTSLGSGGIRPCVVAFGADQFEQQKQQGGAEAVAVVERKRRYFNLYFFTMGFAVLLAVTVVVYIQENVGWGWGFGIPAIGMFLSIVVFLVGYPLYVLLKPGGSPFMRLAQVVVAAFKKRNAAVPEDPGMLYQDQELDALISTNGRLLHTNQLTFFDRAAIVTPGDISDSGQLDLWRLSSVHRVEELKSIIRLLPIWSAGIMLATAGSHNYTFTIMQARTMERHITSHFEIPPATLSIFSTTAMLVTLAFYDRAFVPLARRVTGLQSGITYFQRMAIGLAISIVSVGSAALVETKRRGAAAEHGLVDNPAAVVPLSVFWLVPQFAIHGIGDAFSSVGHMEFLYDQAPESMRSSAVALFWLAGSLGNFMGTVLVTAVQHATRGRAEWLQDNINRGRIDNYYWLVTCIMVLNLCYYLICFHFYAMKPLEVAEEYGDHDKECELSYVHKNGGAAATGGMV, translated from the exons ATGGCGACCACAACGCCGACGGTGGACAGGGCTGGAGATGGAgagcagaagaagaggaagaagggaggCTTCAGGACCATGCCACTCATACTAG CAAGCGAGATCTTCGACCGGTTTGCCATGGCCGGGTTCGGCGCCAACCTGATCACGTACCTGACGCAGCAGCTGCACCTGCCGCTGGTTGAGGCCTCCAACACACTCACCAACTTCGGCGGTACGTCCGGCTTCACGCCCATCCTCGGCGCGCTCGCCGCCGACTCCTTCGCCGGCCGCTTCTGGACCATCATCGCTGGCTCCATATTCTACCAGATCGGCATGGTCGGCCTCGTCGTGTCCGCGCTCCTCCCTTCGCTTCGCCCGCCGCCGTGTTCCCCGCCGACCACCCCGTGCCAGCGCGCCTCCGGGTTGCAGCTCTCAGTACTCCAACTCTCCCTTCTGTGCACCTCACTCGGCTCCGGCGGGATCCGGCCGTGCGTCGTGGCGTTCGGCGCCGACCAGTTTGAGCAGCAGAAGCAACAgggcggcgccgaggcggtggcggtggtggagcGGAAGCGGCGGTACTTCAACCTCTACTTCTTCACGATGGGGTTCGCCGTGCTGCTGGCGGTGACGGTGGTGGTCTACATCCAGGAGAAcgtggggtgggggtgggggttcGGGATTCCGGCCATTGGCATGTTCCTCTCCATCGTGGTGTTCCTGGTCGGGTACCCGCTCTACGTGCTGCTCAAGCCCGGGGGCAGCCCGTTCATGCGGCTCGCGCAGGTCGTCGTCGCCGCGTTCAAGAAGCGCAACGCCGCCGTGCCGGAGGACCCCGGCATGCTGTACCAGGACCAGGAGCTTGACGCGCTCATCTCAACCAACGGCAGGCTCCTGCACACCAACCAGCTCAC GTTCTTCGACCGGGCGGCGATCGTGACACCGGGCGACATCTCGGACTCCGGGCAGCTGGACCTGTGGCGTCTGTCGTCGGTGCACCGCGTGGAGGAGCTCAAGTCCATCATCCGCTTGCTGCCCATCTGGTCGGCCGGCATCATGCTCGCCACCGCCGGCTCGCACAACTACACCTTCACCATCATGCAGGCGCGCACCATGGAACGCCACATCACGAGTCACTTCGAGATCCCGCCGGCGACCTTGTCCATCTTCTCAACCACGGCCATGCTCGTCACCCTGGCTTTCTATGACCGAGCCTTCGTGCCTCTGGCGCGCCGTGTCACGGGCCTGCAGTCCGGGATAACCTACTTCCAGCGCATGGCCATCGGACTGGCCATCTCCATCGTCAGCGTCGGCTCGGCCGCGCTCGTCGAGACCAAGCGCCGCGGCGCCGCGGCCGAACACGGGCTCGTGGACAACCCAGCCGCGGTCGTCCCGCTCAGCGTGTTCTGGCTGGTGCCGCAGTTCGCCATCCACGGCATCGGCGACGCCTTCTCGTCGGTGGGGCACATGGAGTTCCTGTACGACCAGGCGCCCGAGAGCATGCGCAGCTCCGCCGTCGCGCTCTTCTGGCTCGCCGGCTCCCTCGGGAACTTCATGGGCACGGTGCTCGTCACGGCGGTGCAGCACGCCACCCGAGGTCGCGCCGAGTGGCTCCAGGACAACATCAACCGGGGCAGGATCGACAACTACTACTGGCTCGTCACCTGCATCATGGTGCTCAACCTTTGCTACTACCTCATCTGCTTCCATTTCTACGCCATGAAGCCACTGGAGGTGGCGGAAGAATATGGTGACCATGATAAAGAGTGTGAGCTCTCCTATGTCCATAAAAATGGTGGCGCCGCGGCCACCGGTGGAATGGTGTAA